A segment of the Aureliella helgolandensis genome:
TTTGTGTCGCGAACACTCGCAAAGTCTAGCCCTAGGTATGCGGTAAGTCCGTCGCGTGCCTGTTCTGCTAGTTCGTCGCGGTTGAATGCTTCGAAGCAATCCACCCGTCGCGTTTTGCGGGCTGTTGCTCCTGAATCCCAGTCCTCGATTCCGCGCGGGCAAGCTTCATCCAGCCAGGCGTTCTCGGCAGTCAACCAAATATTTAGCCGGAGTCGCAACCAGGCCGGCCACTGGCTCGGCTCCTGTTTGGCCGCTTCGTAGTCTTGTCGGAAGGTCGAAAGCTTGAGCGGGTGTTCCTTGGTACTTCCTAGGCTCGGGTTCGCCTTGTGCCAGGTCTTCTCGTCGTGTGGGTCGTCGTCTTTATCTGCCGCCCATATTTGGCCTAGGTGGGCTTCGTCGACTTGTCGGCCGCTGTTTACCGCCTTCGTTTTTTCGTGGACGGTTCGGCATGCGCTCTGCATATCGCTTCCCGCGGTGGTGATTGCTGCGAACACTCCCTCGGGTTGGCTGGCGAGCATCCACTTCAACGCGTTGTAAAATTCAAACCCTTTCCACCGGTGGAATTCATCGGCTAGGCAATGGCCGTTTACTCCGTCCGCGCTGTCAGGGTCAGCCGCTACGACGCTCCACGAGTTGTCCCCGTACTCGATCGAATAAAAGCCTTCTAGCTTGCGAATGTTCGCTTCGCTTTTGAGGTTCGGGTGATTTCTTACCTGTCGTACTGCGTGCATCAGGCAGCGTTCCGCCTGTTTGCGGGTCGTCGCTGCTAGATACAGGTTGATTTGTCGGTCCCATGAGTCACCAAATAGTAAGTAATTGCCAATTAAGGAAAGGAGCGGAGTTTTGCCGGATTTCTTCGGAACTTCCAAATACAAGTATCTGAACCGGCGAACCGGATAGCCCCACTCGGGCGATTCTTTTAGCCATCCGAATAGCCGGCCGGTTGCGGTGGCTTGCCACTCCATCAGCCGGAATGGTTTGCCTTTCCAGGGGCCTTCGGTTAGCGTGCCGTATTCGTCCGCGAATTCCAGCCAGTGGTCCGCGCGGTATGGGTCGAAGTAGCAACCGGCGATAATGGCGCGTTCGTCGGCCTCTTCGCCTTCACCTTGGCGGAGGTACTTGTACCATCCGGCGCGTTTCGCTTTTCCGATCGCGTCGAGCAACCGGGTCGTTTTGCGTCGTGCTGGTTTGGGTCGTTTCTTGGCTGCTGGGCTTCTTGCCACTGTCGGCCGTCCGTTCGTCCGTTAGTACACTGGGAAGTAGCCGGCGGCTACTTCGACTAGTCCGCCCCCTGTGATGTCGAATAGATACCACCGGAGCGTTCGCCGCTTCGCTGTTGTGGTCCCGCTTAGGTTGACTGTAACGGTCGGCGATTCGCGGGCGATTGCTCCATTTTCTAGCGTTGCTACGTTCGCCGCGCGGTAATCTTGGATGATTAGGCGCAATGTCGATTCGTCTAAGTCGATCGCGTCGCCGGCGGCGTCCTTTACCGGTATTTCCACCGCTCCCTCGTGGCCTATGCTCAGGTGGATAGATTGGTGGGGGCCGCGAATGACGACCGCGCCGCCGGTGTTGTTCTCGGTCTCGCGTCCGAAGTTTAACCCTATAAAGCTTGCCATCGATTAT
Coding sequences within it:
- a CDS encoding terminase large subunit — translated: MARSPAAKKRPKPARRKTTRLLDAIGKAKRAGWYKYLRQGEGEEADERAIIAGCYFDPYRADHWLEFADEYGTLTEGPWKGKPFRLMEWQATATGRLFGWLKESPEWGYPVRRFRYLYLEVPKKSGKTPLLSLIGNYLLFGDSWDRQINLYLAATTRKQAERCLMHAVRQVRNHPNLKSEANIRKLEGFYSIEYGDNSWSVVAADPDSADGVNGHCLADEFHRWKGFEFYNALKWMLASQPEGVFAAITTAGSDMQSACRTVHEKTKAVNSGRQVDEAHLGQIWAADKDDDPHDEKTWHKANPSLGSTKEHPLKLSTFRQDYEAAKQEPSQWPAWLRLRLNIWLTAENAWLDEACPRGIEDWDSGATARKTRRVDCFEAFNRDELAEQARDGLTAYLGLDFASVRDTNAAVVSIKRDDQTIAVIPHFWLPEREAERQAKRVPYRQWADAGHIKLTPGDVIDYNVIFDDLVAIQERWGICKFFYDPLFQAEWMTQRLETETGAVRWEFPQTIMQYGPIIREVERQIIGHDLRHDGNPVLTWQIGNAQARTNANQDKRLIKQKHGDYRKVDGPQAMIMSLSDIVAGIENEGDYYENNEVEVI